Proteins encoded in a region of the Diadema setosum chromosome 7, eeDiaSeto1, whole genome shotgun sequence genome:
- the LOC140231168 gene encoding uncharacterized protein, which yields MRVAHGMMSYARLSSSGKVEELGLEFNNANFGIEVTAIKKEGIVARSGQPGRFQTPGITNGGLLVSWGLIEINCTPVNLRASSQEVWNALRKSGQELALVFIPMDIAQIFRGNDKYTTQLDEDPLEAVYDQI from the exons ATGCGAGTGGCTCATGGCATGATGAGCTACGCAAGACTATCGTCCAGCGGAAAGGTCGAGGAACTCGGCTTGGAATTCAACAACGCCAACTTCGGTATTGAG GTGACAGCTATCAAGAAGGAAGGCATCGTGGCACGCAGTGGCCAACCAGGGCGATTTCAAACGCCTGGCATCACAAACGGAGGCCTGCTTGTATCCTGGGGGCTTATAGAAATCAATTGTACGCCGGTCAACTTGCGTGCATCATCACAAGAG GTTTGGAACGCATTACGTAAGTCCGGCCAAGAACTGGCGCTTGTGTTCATTCCAATGGACATCGCACAAATCTTCAGGGGCAATGACAAATATACCACGCAGCTTGATGAGGATCCCCTTGAGGCTGTTTACGACCAAATCTAG